The Cellulomonas wangleii genome includes a region encoding these proteins:
- a CDS encoding ABC transporter permease, whose translation MTTTTGAPDGAVAPRPHAAPGLPGLARLAWSRTVFEVRGFFRERDAVVFVFAYPILMLAIFATVFGSDEELIPGSGVRFPQYFLPGMVATGVMLSSFQNLAISIAAERDDGTLKRLRATPLPATAYFLGKTGQVLFSTAVQTALLLAVAAVVFDVPLPTDAGRWWTFAWVLVLGTATGAVCGVAFSSVPRSGRSASPVVIPVVLVLQFVSGVFFRFDELPTWMQQVASVFPLKWVAQGMRSVFLPDEAAVLEPSGTWQHGATAAVLLAWLVVGLVVGVRTFRWRRRDDG comes from the coding sequence ATGACGACGACCACCGGCGCGCCGGACGGCGCCGTCGCGCCCCGCCCCCACGCCGCACCCGGGCTGCCCGGACTCGCGCGCCTGGCCTGGTCGCGCACGGTCTTCGAGGTCCGCGGCTTCTTCCGCGAGCGCGACGCCGTCGTGTTCGTGTTCGCGTACCCGATCCTCATGCTCGCGATCTTCGCGACCGTCTTCGGGTCCGACGAGGAGCTGATCCCGGGTTCCGGCGTGCGCTTCCCGCAGTACTTCCTGCCCGGGATGGTGGCCACGGGCGTCATGCTCTCGAGCTTCCAGAACCTCGCCATCTCGATCGCCGCCGAGCGCGACGACGGGACCCTCAAGCGGCTGCGCGCGACGCCGCTGCCCGCCACCGCGTACTTCCTCGGCAAGACCGGGCAGGTGCTCTTCTCCACGGCCGTGCAGACAGCGCTCCTGCTCGCCGTCGCCGCCGTGGTGTTCGACGTCCCCCTGCCCACCGACGCCGGGCGGTGGTGGACGTTCGCCTGGGTGCTGGTGCTGGGCACCGCCACCGGCGCGGTCTGCGGCGTCGCGTTCTCCTCGGTGCCGCGCTCGGGGCGGTCGGCGAGCCCGGTGGTGATCCCGGTGGTGCTGGTGCTGCAGTTCGTCAGCGGGGTGTTCTTCCGGTTCGACGAGCTGCCGACGTGGATGCAGCAGGTCGCGTCGGTCTTCCCGCTGAAGTGGGTCGCGCAGGGCATGCGGTCGGTCTTCCTGCCGGACGAGGCGGCGGTGCTCGAGCCGTCCGGCACGTGGCAGCACGGTGCCACGGCCGCGGTGCTCCTCGCGTGGCTGGTCGTCGGCCTGGTCGTGGGCGTGCGGACGTTCCGCTGGCGCCGGCGGGACGACGGGTGA
- a CDS encoding sensor histidine kinase: protein MLRVEATGPRIAEIAAQFAVALLFAVVLGLWITQVSEQSEVRAFLLDELRATQDALAASHHAAGVVAERERLAAEIHDTLAQGFTSVVMLAQTAGVELERGQAGRAAVGLARIEDVARDNLAEARALVAAWTPPDLQDGDLTGALRRIAVRFGAETGTAVEVVDDTHHHVAGGAIGPEAQVVLLRAAQESLANVRRHAGASRVELRLARTDGAAVLEVVDDGRGVPPDVPEGTGLRGMRARAEAAGGRLDVAAAPDGGTRVRVLVPVTPAAATTPEVREVLRTDAEVVP, encoded by the coding sequence GTGCTGCGCGTGGAGGCCACGGGACCCCGGATCGCGGAGATCGCCGCGCAGTTCGCCGTGGCACTGCTGTTCGCCGTCGTCCTGGGGCTGTGGATCACGCAGGTCTCGGAGCAGAGCGAGGTGCGCGCGTTCCTGCTCGACGAGCTGCGCGCGACGCAGGACGCCCTGGCGGCGTCGCACCACGCGGCGGGCGTCGTCGCGGAGCGCGAGCGGCTCGCCGCGGAGATCCACGACACGCTCGCGCAGGGGTTCACGTCGGTCGTCATGCTCGCGCAGACGGCGGGCGTCGAGCTCGAGCGGGGGCAGGCCGGGCGGGCCGCCGTCGGCCTGGCCCGCATCGAGGACGTCGCCCGCGACAACCTCGCCGAGGCCCGCGCCCTGGTCGCCGCGTGGACACCGCCGGACCTGCAGGACGGCGACCTGACCGGCGCGCTGCGCCGGATCGCGGTGCGGTTCGGCGCCGAGACGGGGACGGCGGTCGAGGTCGTCGACGACACGCACCACCACGTTGCAGGGGGTGCGATCGGACCGGAGGCCCAGGTCGTGCTGCTCCGCGCCGCGCAGGAGTCGCTCGCGAACGTCCGTCGGCACGCGGGCGCCTCACGGGTGGAGCTGCGGCTGGCGCGGACGGACGGCGCGGCCGTCCTCGAGGTCGTCGACGACGGACGTGGCGTGCCCCCGGACGTGCCGGAGGGCACCGGGCTGCGCGGCATGCGGGCACGCGCCGAGGCTGCCGGCGGCCGGCTCGACGTCGCTGCCGCGCCCGACGGCGGGACGCGGGTGCGCGTGCTGGTCCCCGTCACGCCCGCGGCGGCCACGACGCCCGAGGTGCGTGAGGTGCTCCGTACGGACGCTGAGGTGGTTCCGTGA
- a CDS encoding response regulator: MTVRVVVADDHPVVRSGIAALLDLEPDLTVVGEAGDGDAALALAHRLRPDLVLMDLRMPGTDGVAATARIVAELPGVHVLVLTTYETDTDILRAVEAGATGYLLKDTPRDELVAGVRAAARGESALSPSVAGRLVRQVRGERTERLTAREQQVLAGVARGLSNAAVGRELFIAEATVKTHLLRAFAKLGVDDRTRAVTVALERGILPAP, translated from the coding sequence GTGACCGTCCGTGTCGTCGTCGCGGACGACCACCCGGTCGTCCGCTCGGGCATCGCCGCCCTGCTCGACCTCGAGCCCGACCTCACGGTGGTCGGCGAGGCGGGCGACGGCGACGCCGCGCTCGCGCTGGCGCACCGGCTGCGGCCCGACCTGGTGCTCATGGACCTGCGGATGCCCGGCACCGACGGTGTGGCGGCCACGGCGCGGATCGTCGCCGAGCTGCCCGGCGTCCACGTGCTGGTGCTCACGACGTACGAGACGGACACCGACATCCTGCGGGCCGTCGAGGCGGGCGCGACCGGGTACCTGCTCAAGGACACGCCGCGCGACGAGCTCGTCGCCGGCGTGCGTGCCGCCGCACGGGGCGAGTCCGCGCTCTCCCCGTCCGTCGCGGGGCGCCTCGTCCGGCAGGTGCGCGGCGAGCGCACCGAGCGGCTGACGGCGCGTGAGCAGCAGGTGCTGGCGGGCGTCGCCCGGGGGCTGTCCAACGCCGCGGTCGGCCGCGAGCTGTTCATCGCCGAGGCCACGGTCAAGACGCACCTGCTGCGCGCGTTCGCCAAGCTGGGCGTCGACGACCGGACGCGCGCGGT